One Dioscorea cayenensis subsp. rotundata cultivar TDr96_F1 chromosome 17, TDr96_F1_v2_PseudoChromosome.rev07_lg8_w22 25.fasta, whole genome shotgun sequence DNA window includes the following coding sequences:
- the LOC120281382 gene encoding uncharacterized protein LOC120281382 — MALSLPILVLLSSLYLIAFVLAIGAERRRNSGEVVPDEYDERTFCVYGSSASTVYGLSAFAALLVSQVVVCGVTRCLCPRRGITSGGGGGAGGGARACAVCSFVFSWLSFLGAEACLLAGSARNAYHTKYVGYYLKKDLTSCAALRKGVFAAAAALIMISMATSLLTYWSHSRADTGGWMKHENDVGVNMADHGAHNVEFSSTKA, encoded by the exons ATGGCGCTCTCCCTCCCCATCCTCGTTCTCCTCTCCTCCCTCTACCTCATCGCCTTCGTCCTCGCCATCGGCGCCGAGCGCCGCCGCAACTCT GGGGAGGTGGTGCCGGACGAGTACGATGAGAGGACGTTCTGCGTCTACGGGTCTAGCGCATCGACGGTGTACGGCTTGTCGGCGTTCGCGGCGCTGCTGGTGAGCCAGGTCGTGGTGTGCGGCGTCACCCGCTGCCTTTGCCCTCGCCGTGGCATCACCtccggcggcggcggcggagcTGGTGGTGGGGCACGCGCGTGCGCCGTTTGctcctttgttttctcttg GTTGAGTTTTCTTGGAGCAGAGGCCTGTCTCTTAGCAGGATCAGCAAGGAATGCATATCATACGAAATACGTAGGTTACTATCTGAAAAAGGACTTGACCTCATGCGCTGCCCTCCGAAAAGGCGTCTTTGCCGCTGCAGCTGCATTGATAATGATCTCAATGGCGACATCGCTGTTAACATATTGGAGCCACTCAAGAGCTGACACGGGCGGATGGATGAAGCACGAGAATGATGTTGGCGTAAACATGGCTGATCATGGTGCGCATAATGTCGAATTTTCAAGCACCAAAGCTTGA
- the LOC120280763 gene encoding LOW QUALITY PROTEIN: WD repeat-containing protein GTS1-like (The sequence of the model RefSeq protein was modified relative to this genomic sequence to represent the inferred CDS: deleted 1 base in 1 codon), with amino-acid sequence MEASMEVDVENSGAASDSSPSSKCLGLKNTIHTNFGEDYVFQIASCQETSSLAVSLSSNAIKFYSSATGQFIGECKGHSATIHEVSFSIPGHSNALGSCSSDGTVRVWDTRAFKQVSLLRTGSSQEIFSFSFGGSSGNLLAAGSNAQILFWDWRHGKLGACLEESHMDDVTQVRFVLSQQSKLISSSVDGLMCLFDTDGQIDDDDHLESVSRTSVAKVGFFG; translated from the exons ATGGAGGCGTCGATGGAGGTCGACGTGGAGAACTCCGGCGCTGCTTCCgactcttctccttcttccaagTGCCTTGGCCTCAAGAACACCATCCACACCAACTTCGGCGAAGACTATGTCTTCCAGATCGCCTCCTG CCAGGAGACGTCGTCCTTGGCGGTGTCTCTTTCATCCAACGCCATCAAGTTTTACTCCTCGGCGACTGGACAGTTTATCGGAGAGTGCAAAGGGCATTCTGCGACGATCCATGAGGTCTCGTTCTCGATTCCAGGTCATTCCAATGCATTGGGGTCTTGCTCGTCTGATGGCACTGTCAGAGTTTGGGACACCAGGGCGTTTAAGCAG GTTTCACTGCTGAGAACTGGCTCCTCACAAGAAATATTTAGCTTTTCTTTTGGTGGGTCAAGTGGTAATCTTCTAGCTGCAGGCTCAAATGCACAG ATACTTTTTTGGGATTGGAGACATGGAAAGCTTGGAGCATGCTTGGAGGAGTCCCACATGGATGATGTTACTCAG GTACGCTTTGTTCTTAGTCAACAAAGCAAGCTCATTTCTTCCTCTGTTGAT GGGTTGATGTGCTTGTTTGATACTGATGgacaaattgatgatgatgaccaTTTGGAATCAGTAAGTA